A portion of the Clupea harengus chromosome 18, Ch_v2.0.2, whole genome shotgun sequence genome contains these proteins:
- the si:dkey-185m8.2 gene encoding trichohyalin produces the protein MEGCVQRSPSRTGPPSPSGQSPLPELRVVLLGRRGAGKSSTGNTILGAAGSFEVDRWTEECAKRRGEVGGRRVLVVDTPGWEWYYSANGTPAWVTQETVRSVSLCPPGPHAILLVLRSRASVTHDFARQAERHLSMLGANGSAWQRTMLVVTRGDEHTQSSATVAAETTAEREAFRELLQKCGGRCHVMENRRRATDDRQQVAELMGKLEEMVAAAGGGPLEASGAPLLGLEAESRRRGRERRKKQRQMEAQAQRSCIRAVLSSDHLLSEDQEDQQLFPRGGRRLPEVRLLLLGERETGKTSATNTLLGQLLFQVGTATEECARGQAEVRGRKLTVVDTPGWEGGPEGGTPERVRREIGAGVALCLPGPHAVLVTLRVDVAVTAAEVSRLQEQMAALGEGVWRHSVLLFTRGDKLREGVTAEQHIQSGGLHLRQLVERCGNRYHVLSNVDAAMQPTQVAELLDKVEKMVVGNRCEAFSPLVHDIQQLGRAKNERYHLRLRELTDRLQRQEKELRRLREREEKSLRWSILRKREKGKHSPKGGGGGEEDVGREDTPEKGGEDRRSLTSELEERMTWLTEDKERDIQDLTVENDRLAIELERVFSEKQEKAMEVEDKSREIEELTEKVEEQQMKTMELERQKQQMEGTWKKEKEEWTTRLEKAQQEKEEWTTRLEKAQQEKEEWTTKLEKAQQEKEEWTTRLEKAQQEAVSLKLRCEEEVSQMKTELEKSLKDKENEMKRQLQEKEREMEEISQRSAKKEMERATKQKDMDAKQEEEMTKLKDTVREKITELARLQQLNQSREKEIEGENRKNTESLKRHRDLENALREKEEEIAGLHCSHKEQSVKRGAEMKRKIDEKEAQIILLKRLNQEKDKEADQLQKTVKHIQKDLSNAKSESQRKESENILLIKNKEEDHRAREEALKAEIERTEKQKEKVKFQHEQETKLAEAEKEQALEMKEKAIRHLEEEKREAEKHLVEVRLQLKESQKRVEDLQERRQEMEGDLQQLRQKFEDLQRDFQTQRANHERRQAEMEELLQQSRETVRAKDAQHLETVQEHQRETAELRQMNETQRREAEKMRERIEGTESQMTEMKGYYELRLADRQVELNLQDVEREQELSKREGELKMSELQLANKMKELQNDKEEVNRREVELRETETNLRNREKDLGKQECELGQQKQDMEHLRQNYQLKIEDLRGQELEIKERKSQQQKQEEELKHLEQKMAGRELSFESKENQLEKKTEELSLKEKDMENLHLNLKKMESDLMEKDQGLKMKAQELEKRGNELEALEEKLEKGIQDLKSTSEQTRRDLERARQELERRREEMDKREEELRRTDEVLTNEKQKLENSKGELICAKEEIEVIRTELQGHAEEAKEECLKKEQNLERRENELSKKEQALKQQEEKYENISQELHEKHQDLTEKQQRLQEKEQQLINLEQQLSRTEQDLSEKQKQLGNQVHESTMKAEDVERQALILRKKEVEIQEKELYFSNQDRALENQRINTEKMERELQKKEQEIQEREQSLMSREKDIERCQVALDKSLQEMEIKKQEIVTKEGLHEHELNNKEYELDQRTNELETREQELINIEENLKVKEQELNVMATKLEDDRQELTEMAEREEKLEKRVVDLENKTREIGIREQHLLKKEEDLEKRESELQEQELALVCKEQTQANRSQDLERQSQTLEEQGQRMSKKEQELGDLEKQLSSRENLISIKENETEKYQHLNKKEEVHTEGEFKTKSDVDAGAENVNDSRGNLLGEREELERRKLEIESREKSLGDQEQNMKKKALDLEQWEKYLYNTELRLVSKTKALGGKGWRKNVSELERTEQELSQAEKTLEHLLKQSSEGEEDGVVKERSEEEEKEMEEEEEKEEEEEKKTEKDNVNEENGTVVERRETELIHKLTGMKNRLEELISAHGGEVDALNGWSTMSDHTERQLRAPHVRQAQANWTKSLPGARRGVTVRTNSEGEDEGDSDYEDYQQCHSSHIITPDRVPEMRLVLLGEAWSSRHPARHIFLGRDLDDTGAPWTGEVGGRRVSLAEPSGLKWRSCKTPTPAQHQDILQSVSQCLPGPHAFLLLIPAYLSVTRAYRHTVQATMGALGNEAWRHSLVVLTWGEALGESPQQHLLRNGELQWLVERCGGRYHILSHGRQRDEEVAQLLEKIERMVARNGGCYHTQHSS, from the exons atggagggatgtgTTCAGAGGAGTCCCAGCAGAACAG GACCACCCAGCCCGTCTGGACAATCCCCCCTCCCCGAGCTGCGAGTGGTTCTACTGGGCCGCAGAGGGGCAGGCAAAAGCTCCACGGGCAATACCATTCTAGGTGCAGCGGGGAGCTTCGAGGTTGACCGCTGGACGGAAGAATGTGCCAAGCgaagaggggaggtggggggtcgGCGGGTTCTGGTCGTGGACACGCCCGGCTGGGAGTGGTACTACTCGGCCAATGGGACGCCGGCTTGGGTTACCCAGGAGACAGTGAGGAGCGTGTCGCTGTGCCCGCCAGGCCCCCACGCCATCCTACTGGTCCTGCGCTCACGCGCCTCCGTCACGCACGACTTCGCCCGTCAGGCCGAGCGCCACCTGAGCATGCTGGGAGCTAACGGCAGCGCCTGGCAGCGAACCATGTTGGTGGTCACCCGCGGCGATGAGCACACCCAGAGTTCCGCCACCGTCGCCGCGGAGACCACGGCCGAGAGAGAGGCCTTCCGCGAGCTCCTGCAGAAGTGCGGGGGCAGGTGCCACGTGATGGAGAACCGGCGCAGGGCCACGGACGACCGGCAGCAGGTGGCGGAGCTGATGGGGAagctggaggagatggtggCCGCCGCCGGAGGGGGGCCCCTGGAGGCCAGCGGGGCCCCACTGCTGGGCCTGGAGGccgagagcaggaggaggggccgggagaggaggaagaagcagAGGCAGATGGAGGCCCAGGCACAGAGGAGCTGCATCAGGGCGGTGCTCAGCA GTGACCACCTCCTGTCAGAGGACCAGGAGGACCAGCAGCTGTTCCCCAGGGGAGGTCGACGTCTCCCCGAGGTCCGGTTGCTCCTGCTGGGGGAGCGAGAGACAGGCAAGACCTCCGCCACCAACACGCTCCTGGGCCAGCTGCTCTTCCAGGTGGGCACGGCCACGGAGGAATGTGCCAGGGGGCAAGCTGAGGTCAGGGGTCGTAAGCTGACTGTGGTGGACACCCCTGGCTGGGAGGGGGGTCCTGAAGGGGGCACCCCCGAGAGGGTAAGGCGTGAGATCGGTGCCGGGGTGGCACTGTGCCTGCCGGGGCCCCACGCAGTGCTAGTGACGCTACGCGTGGACGTGGCAGTGACAGCGGCAGAGGTGTCCCGCCTGCAAGAGCAGATGGCCGCGCTTGGCGAGGGCGTGTGGCGGCACTCTGTGCTCCTCTTCACCCGCGGCGACAAGCTGCGGGAGGGCGTGACGGCTGAGCAGCACATCCAGAGCGGCGGGCTGCACCTGCGGCAGCTGGTGGAGCGCTGCGGCAACCGCTACCACGTCCTCAGCAACGTCGACGCCGCAATGCAACCGACGCAGGTGGCGGAGCTGCTGGACAAGGTGGAGAAGATGGTGGTGGGCAACCGGTGCGAGGCCTTCTCGCCGCTCGTGCATGACATCCAGCAGCTGGGCCGGGCCAAGAACGAGCGGTACCACCTGAGGCTGCGGGAGCTGACTGACCGCCTGCAGAGGCAGGAAAAGGAGCTGAGGAGGCTCCGGGAGCGAGAGGAGAAGAGCCTCCGCTGGAGCATCCTtcgaaagagggagaaagggaagcaCAGCccaaagggaggaggagggggggaggaggacgtCGGGAGGGAGGACACCCCCGAAAAGGGAGGGGAGGATCGGAGGAGCCTGACGAgcgagctggaggagaggatgacCTGGCTGACggaggacaaggagagagatATCCAGGACCTAACGGTGGAGAACGACAGGCTGGCTATAGAGCTGGAGCGCGTGTTCAGTGAGAAGCAGGAGAAGgccatggaggtggaggacaAGAGTCGGGAGATTGAGGAGCTGACGGAGAAGGTGGAGGAACAGCAGATGAAAACCATGGAGCTGGAGAGGCAGAAGCAACAGATGGAGGGCACgtggaagaaagagaaggaagagtggaCAACAAGGCTGGAGAAGGCAcaacaagagaaagaagagtggacaACAAGGCTGGAGAAGGCACAACaagagaaggaagagtggaCAACAAAGCTGGAGAAGGCAcaacaagagaaagaagagtggacaACAAGGCTGGAGAAGGCACAACAAGAGGCAGTATCCTTAAAACTCAGGTGTGAGGAAGAGGTCTCACAGATGAAGACAGAGCTTGAAAAGAGtctgaaagacaaagagaatgagatgaagaggcagctgcaagaaaaggagagagaaatggaagagATCTCACAGAGAAGTGCgaagaaggagatggagagagcgacgAAGCAGAAGGATATGGATgcaaaacaagaagaagaaatgacCAAACTGAAAGATACCGTTCGGGAGAAGATCACAGAGCTGGCTAGGCTTCAGCAGCTAAACCAAAGCAGAGAAAaggagattgagggagagaacaggaaaAACACTGAGAGTCTAAAAAGGCACAGAGACCTGGAAAACGCACTCCgtgagaaagaagaggagatcGCAGGACTGCATTGCTCACACAAAGAGCAAAGCGTGAAAAGAGGAGcagaaatgaagagaaaaatTGATGAAAAAGAGGCACAGATCATTCTTTTAAAACGACTAAAccaagagaaagacaaagaggcaGACCAGCTTCAGAAGACAGTTAAACACATCCAGAAGGACCTGAGTAACGCAAAGTCTGAGAGCCAGAGAAAAGAATCCGAGAACATCCTGCTCATCAAGAACAAGGAAGAAGAtcacagagcaagagaggaggcCCTGAAGGCAGAAATCGAAAGAACGGAGAAGCAAAAAGAGAAGGTGAAATTCCAGCATGAACAGGAAACTAAACTGGCAGAAGCAGAAAAAGAGCAGGCCttggagatgaaagagaaagcGATCAGACACCTGGAAGAGGAGAAGCGAGAGGCAGAGAAACACCTGGTGGAGGTGAGGCTGCAGCTCAAGGAGAGCCAGAAGAGGGTGGAGGACctgcaggagaggaggcaggagatggagggagacctaCAGCAGCTTCGGCAGAAGTTTGAGGACCTTCAGAGAGACTTCCAGACCCAGAGGGCCAATCACGAGAGGAGACAGGCGGAGAtggaggagctgctgcagcagaGCCGCGAGACTGTGCGGGCCAAAGACGCACAGCATCTGGAGACGGTGCAGGAGCACCAGCGAGAGACTGCAGAGCTGAGACAGATGAACGAGACGCAgcgcagagaggcagagaagatgagagagaggattgAGGGAACGGAGAGCCAGATGACGGAGATGAAAGGATATTACGAGCTAAGGTTGGCTGACAGACAGGTTGAGCTGAACTTGCAGGACgtggagagagaacaggagctgagcaaaagagagggagagctcaAGATGTCAGAACTTCAGTTGGCAAACAAGATGAAGGAGCTGCAGAATGATAAAGAAGAAGTGAACAGAAGGGAAGTGGAGCTGAGGGAAACAGAGACTAacctgagaaacagagagaaagatttaGGAAAACAGGAGTGTGAACTTGGACAACAGAAGCAAGACATGGAGCATCTTCGACAAAATTATCAACTGAAAATAGAGGACCTAAGGGGACAAGAACTggagataaaagagagaaaatctCAACAACAAAAGCAAGAGGAAGAATTAAAACACCTAGAACAAAAAATGGCTGGACGAGAACTGAgttttgaaagcaaagaaaATCAGCTTGAAAAGAAAACTGAGGAACTCAGcctaaaagaaaaagacatggaGAACTTACATCTTAATCTAAAGAAAATGGAGAGTGACTtgatggagaaagaccaagggCTGAAGATGAAAGCTCAGGAACTGGAAAAGAGAGGCAATGAACTGGAAGCTTTAGAGGAGAAGTTGGAAAAAGGTATTCAAGACCTAAAATCCACATCGGAGCAGACACGTCGAGATTTAGAAAGGGCACGGCAGGAgttagagagaagaagagaggagatggacaaaagggaggaagaactgagaagaacagatGAGGTGCTCACAAATGAGAAGCAAAAGCTGGAGAACAGTAAAGGTGAACTGATCTGTGCCAAAGAAGAGATTGAGGTGATCAGAACTGAACTGCAAGGACATGCAGAGGAGGCCAAGGAGGAATGCctgaaaaaagaacagaatctggagaggagggagaatgaACTGAGTAAAAAAGAGCAAGCCCTAAAACAGCaagaagaaaaatatgaaaacatttcCCAGGAGCTGCACGAAAAGCACCAGGACCTTACCGAGAAACAGCAGAGACTACAGGAGAAAGAACAGCAGCTCATAAACCTGGAACAACAGCTGAGCAGGACAGAACAGGACctttcagaaaaacaaaaacaactgggAAATCAAGTTCATGAGTCAACCATGAAAGCAGAAGATGTGGAAAGACAAGCCCTGattctgaggaaaaaagaagttGAAATTCAGGAGAAAGAACTTTACTTCAGTAATCAAGATCGTGCACTGGAGAACCAGAGGATAAACACTGAAAAAATGGAACGTGAACTTCAGAAGAAGGAACAAGAGATTCAAGAAAGGGAACAGTCACTGATGAGTCGAGAGAAGGACATAGAAAGATGTCAAGTTGCACTGGATAAAAGCTTACAAGAGATGGAGATTAAAAAACAAGAAATAGTGACAAAGGAAGGTCTCCATGAACATGAGTTAAACAACAAAGAATATGAACTGGATCAAAGAACCAATGAGCTAGAAACTAGAGAACAGGAACTCATTAACATTGAAGAAAATCTGAAAGTTAAGGAACAGGAGCTAAATGTGATGGCAACAAAACTGGAGGATGACAGACAAGAATTAACAgaaatggcagagagagaggagaaacttGAGAAGAGAGTTGTTGATCTCGAAAACAAGACCCGTGAGATTGGCATACGGGAACAACATCTActgaagaaagaggaagatttggagaaaagagaaagtgaaCTGCAGGAACAGGAACTGGCACTGGTCTGCAAGGAGCAAACTCAGGCTAACAGGTCACAAGACCTTGAAAGACAATCGCAAACCCTCGAGGAACAGGGGCAGAGGATGAgcaaaaaagaacaagaacTAGGAGACCTAGAAAAACAACTGAGCAGCAGAGAAAACCTCATCAGCATTAAAGAGAATGAAACGGAAAAATATCAACATCTAAACAAGAAGGAAGAAGTTCACACAGAAGGGGAGTTTAAAACGAAAAGTGATGTTGATGCAGGAGCTGAGAATGTGAATGATTCACGGGGAAACCTTctgggggaaagagaagagctggagaggagaaaacttgagattgagagcagagaaaaaagCTTAGGAGATCAGGAGCAGAACATGAAGAAGAAGGCTCTGGACTTAGAACAGTGGGAGAAATACCTGTACAACACAGAACTCAGACTCGTGAGCAAGACTAAGGCTTTGGGAGGCAAGGGATGGAGGAAGAACGTGTCAGAGCTGGAGAGGACGGAGCAAGAGCTGAGCCAAGCAGAGAAAACTCTGGAACATCTGCTGAAGCAGAGCAGCgaaggagaagaggatggagttgtaaaggagaggagtgaggaggaagagaaggagatggaggaagaggaggagaaggaggaagaggaggagaagaagacagaaaagGATAATGTAAACGAAGAGAACGGCACGgtggtagagaggagagaaacagagctcATCCACAAACTCACAGGCATGAAGAATCGACTGGAGGAGCTGATCTCAGCccatggaggagaggtggaCGCTCTTAATGGCTGGAGCACTATGTCtgaccacacagagagacagttgAGAGCTCCACACGTGAGGCAGGCCCAGGCCAACTGGACTAAAAGTCTCCCTGGAGCCAGACGGGGAGTCACAGTAAGAACaaacagtgagggagaggacgAGGGTGACAGTGACTATGAAGACTACCAGCAATGTCACAGCTCTCACATCATAACACCGGACCGTGTCCCGGAGATGAGGCTGGTGCTCCTAGGGGAGGCTTGGTCTTCACGGCACCCAGCTCGACACATCTTCCTGGGCCGAGACTTGGACGACACCGGAGCGCCCTGGACGGGTGAAGTGGGCGGCAGGAGGGTCAGCCTCGCGGAGCCTTCCGGTCTCAAGTGGCGTTCCTGCAAGACCCCAACGCCGGCACAGCACCAAGACATCCTGCAGAGCGTCTCCCAGTGCCTGCCGGGGCCCCAtgctttcctcctcctcatacCGGCCTACTTGTCCGTCACACGGGCATACCGGCACACTGTGCAGGCCACGATGGGGGCACTCGGGAACGAGGCCTGGAGGCACAGCCTGGTGGTGCTCACCTGGGGGGAGGCTCTGGGAGAGAGTCCccagcagcacctcctcagGAACGGGGAGCTCCAGTGGCTGGTGGAGAGGTGCGGAGGGAGGTACCACATCCTGAGCCATGGCAGGCAGAGAGACGAGGAGGTCGCACAACTGCTGGAGAAGATCGAGAGGATGGTGGCAAGGAATGGTGGCTGCTACCACACACAGCATAGCAGCTAG